Proteins from a single region of Herpetosiphonaceae bacterium:
- a CDS encoding ATP-binding protein, which produces MALLVPEITDGRIDGFAVPHAALDALNMHKIQEHIENALEAGRLDQAPRKPLDFLYRYRCVVDHHGTPVATMAGILMFAHQPQFFFPHADVGLGHFPSSVPDTEDVIHLKRHGGTLPEQIDFVEGYLWSNTRRGFTVEDGARRVEKPEYPRKVIRELTVNAIAHRDYNSTGKHTRVSMFTDRIEWVSPGGLPGGITVENILQEQFARNPTIAELLHQAGYIERFGIGLDTVMRELRKAGLPDLGMRDTGVSFTVMVYGHDAPSIRAQTPFRLKLLEYARQQGQITMEDARRLNEELQAFRSDRSLLNDLKGLVEAGFLQRVGRSRDTAYLPVAIDTAIDRR; this is translated from the coding sequence ATGGCGCTGCTCGTTCCTGAAATCACTGATGGCCGGATCGATGGCTTTGCCGTTCCGCATGCCGCACTCGATGCGCTCAACATGCACAAGATCCAGGAGCATATCGAGAACGCGCTTGAGGCTGGTCGGCTGGACCAGGCACCCCGGAAGCCGCTTGATTTTCTGTACCGCTATCGCTGCGTGGTCGATCATCATGGGACGCCCGTAGCGACGATGGCCGGTATTCTGATGTTCGCGCACCAGCCCCAGTTCTTCTTTCCACACGCCGATGTGGGCCTGGGGCACTTTCCCAGCTCGGTTCCCGACACCGAAGACGTGATCCACCTGAAGCGCCACGGCGGGACGCTGCCGGAGCAGATCGACTTCGTCGAAGGGTATCTCTGGTCGAACACGCGGCGCGGCTTTACCGTCGAAGACGGCGCGCGGCGGGTGGAGAAGCCGGAGTATCCGCGCAAGGTGATTCGTGAGCTGACGGTCAATGCTATCGCCCATCGGGATTACAACTCGACGGGCAAGCATACGCGGGTTTCGATGTTTACCGACCGCATCGAGTGGGTTTCGCCCGGCGGGCTGCCGGGCGGCATTACCGTCGAGAATATTTTGCAGGAGCAGTTCGCGCGCAATCCGACGATCGCCGAGCTGCTGCATCAGGCGGGCTACATCGAGCGCTTTGGGATCGGCCTCGACACCGTGATGCGCGAGCTGCGCAAAGCCGGATTGCCCGATCTGGGCATGCGCGATACCGGCGTATCATTCACGGTCATGGTCTACGGCCACGACGCGCCCTCGATCCGCGCGCAGACGCCGTTCCGGCTCAAGCTGCTGGAGTACGCCCGGCAGCAGGGCCAGATCACGATGGAGGATGCGCGTCGGCTGAACGAGGAGCTTCAGGCTTTCCGCTCCGATCGCTCGCTGCTGAACGACCTCAAAGGATTGGTCGAGGCTGGCTTTCTTCAGCGCGTCGGTCGATCGCGCGACACCGCCTATCTGCCGGTGGCGATCGATACCGCCATCGACCGCCGGTGA
- a CDS encoding YbaN family protein, with amino-acid sequence MEQHRPPRQTPAAPDVRAAHPLARWAWMSAGFLLVGVGGLGIILPVLPTTVFFIGAAACFARSSPRFERWVLNLPRIGPLVRDYRAGLGMPRRAKRIAATTIVVVIMLSSVFIPSWTGRVAAYGIALIGIWYIMQRVPTRERVLIEREQQAAGTRPQA; translated from the coding sequence ATGGAGCAGCATAGGCCACCGCGACAAACACCAGCCGCACCGGATGTGCGGGCCGCCCACCCGCTCGCGCGCTGGGCCTGGATGAGCGCGGGCTTCCTCTTGGTTGGCGTGGGTGGTCTTGGGATCATCTTACCGGTCCTGCCTACGACCGTCTTTTTCATCGGAGCCGCCGCCTGCTTTGCGCGATCCAGCCCACGCTTCGAGCGCTGGGTGCTTAACCTGCCGCGCATTGGTCCGCTGGTGCGCGACTACCGGGCCGGGCTAGGAATGCCTCGCCGCGCAAAGCGTATTGCTGCCACTACGATCGTCGTTGTGATTATGCTGAGCAGCGTCTTCATTCCATCGTGGACGGGTCGTGTCGCCGCCTATGGCATTGCGCTGATCGGTATATGGTATATCATGCAGCGTGTCCCGACGCGGGAGCGTGTGCTGATCGAGCGCGAGCAGCAGGCGGCTGGAACGCGCCCGCAGGCCTGA
- a CDS encoding helix-turn-helix transcriptional regulator, translated as MIHDAHAATRVVGRRIAAVRQARRLSQAALAERLGWPRDTLAHYEYGRRALTIERLAAVAAALGVHPAALLVDDPALAALLTRLIDNVELWQQVAFFVDTLDAEI; from the coding sequence ATGATCCACGATGCTCACGCGGCGACTCGTGTGGTCGGGCGGCGCATTGCGGCTGTGCGTCAGGCCCGTCGTCTCTCCCAGGCCGCTCTGGCTGAGCGCCTGGGCTGGCCCCGTGATACGCTGGCGCACTATGAGTACGGACGCCGCGCGCTGACGATTGAGCGTCTCGCCGCTGTTGCCGCCGCGCTAGGCGTCCATCCCGCCGCCCTGCTGGTTGATGATCCGGCGCTTGCGGCGCTGCTGACGCGGCTGATCGACAATGTAGAGCTGTGGCAGCAGGTAGCCTTTTTTGTCGATACGCTCGACGCCGAGATCTGA
- a CDS encoding helix-turn-helix transcriptional regulator produces the protein MSYVQPQPVGDLLREWRQRRRMSQLDLACEADISTKHLSFLETGRSRPSREMLLHLAERLDIPLRERNMLLIAAGYAPAFPARSLDDPELQGARNAIDLVLAGHEPYPALAIDRHWNLVASNRAVAPLLVGIAANLLQPPTNVLRLSLHPDGLAPRIANYGAWRAHLLARLRRQIDLSADPVLIDLLGELSSYPASTARSGPPAANYATSVAVAFQLITDDGVLTFLSTTMIFGTPVDITLAELALESFFPADAATAEAMRRLVGGHHSARPQMETRSGI, from the coding sequence ATGAGCTATGTACAACCACAACCAGTCGGGGATCTGCTGCGCGAGTGGCGGCAACGTCGGCGTATGAGTCAGCTTGATCTCGCATGTGAGGCCGATATCTCGACCAAGCATCTGAGCTTTCTCGAAACAGGCCGGTCACGTCCAAGCCGTGAGATGCTGCTCCACCTCGCCGAGCGGCTCGACATCCCCTTGCGCGAGCGCAACATGCTCTTGATCGCCGCAGGCTACGCCCCAGCCTTTCCAGCGCGGTCGCTTGACGACCCGGAGCTTCAGGGCGCGCGCAACGCTATCGATCTGGTGCTGGCAGGCCACGAGCCCTACCCGGCCCTCGCCATCGACCGGCACTGGAATCTGGTTGCGTCCAATCGGGCGGTCGCCCCATTGCTGGTCGGTATCGCCGCGAACTTGCTGCAACCGCCGACGAATGTGCTCCGTTTGAGCCTACACCCTGACGGTCTTGCGCCCAGGATCGCCAACTATGGCGCGTGGCGCGCTCATTTACTGGCGCGATTGCGCCGTCAGATCGATCTCAGCGCCGACCCCGTCCTGATCGACCTGCTCGGTGAGCTGAGTAGCTATCCCGCGAGCACAGCGCGATCCGGCCCACCTGCCGCCAATTACGCCACGAGCGTTGCCGTGGCGTTTCAGCTCATCACCGATGATGGTGTGCTTACCTTCTTGAGCACAACCATGATTTTTGGAACGCCCGTCGATATTACGCTGGCCGAGCTGGCGCTTGAGTCATTCTTTCCTGCCGATGCTGCTACTGCGGAGGCGATGCGGCGCTTGGTCGGCGGGCACCATTCGGCACGCCCGCAGATGGAGACACGCTCCGGGATATGA
- a CDS encoding ParA family protein encodes MQVIAIANEKGGTGKTTTAVNVSAALGLAGYQVVVIDLDSQAHATEWLGLSKSGITPEQSSYGVLTGATEIVDALHPTTEQQVRVCPGHAMLVKAPMELSTNVDGLFVLRDALHQAAESSEQIDYVVIDCPGAIGPLVYNALIAAHLVIAPVLSELLSIEGLGELTETVRRVKARHSPQLPPPVILINNYEGRSTTDRQIQSGLREQFGRSVFNTCIGRDAPLREAFGSQESIFRYRRSARSATAFRDLAAEIVERLNG; translated from the coding sequence ATGCAGGTGATTGCCATCGCAAACGAAAAAGGTGGAACAGGCAAAACGACGACAGCCGTCAATGTCTCCGCCGCGTTGGGTCTGGCAGGCTATCAGGTGGTCGTGATCGACCTGGATAGCCAGGCTCATGCGACGGAATGGCTGGGGCTGAGCAAATCCGGTATCACCCCTGAGCAATCGAGCTACGGCGTGCTCACCGGCGCGACTGAGATTGTGGACGCGCTGCATCCAACCACCGAGCAGCAGGTGCGGGTGTGTCCCGGCCATGCCATGCTGGTGAAAGCGCCGATGGAGCTCAGTACAAACGTCGATGGCCTCTTCGTGCTGCGGGATGCTTTGCATCAGGCCGCAGAGTCAAGCGAGCAGATCGACTACGTTGTGATCGATTGTCCGGGCGCGATTGGGCCGCTGGTCTATAACGCGCTGATTGCCGCTCATCTGGTGATCGCCCCGGTTCTCTCGGAACTCCTGAGCATCGAGGGGCTTGGCGAGCTCACCGAGACGGTGCGACGTGTCAAAGCGCGGCACTCGCCGCAGTTGCCGCCGCCGGTGATCCTGATCAATAACTATGAGGGGCGATCGACGACTGATCGCCAGATCCAGAGCGGGCTTCGCGAGCAGTTCGGGCGCTCGGTCTTCAACACCTGCATCGGACGCGACGCGCCGCTCCGCGAGGCGTTCGGCTCGCAGGAGAGTATTTTCCGCTACCGCCGGAGCGCACGGTCAGCAACGGCGTTCCGCGACCTTGCGGCTGAAATTGTGGAGCGACTCAATGGCTAG
- a CDS encoding ParB N-terminal domain-containing protein, producing the protein MARDKKPVDINKFFKSSALDFLAGATADELVERATAQGLPMLHLDPAAIAPDPEQLRHLTHPHMLLAEAEQGDSVATALVAELRALGASIREHGQIQPVIVYPDQDEANPTITHRLLHGQRRWSAAILESLSTLWAVEVPKPSRIDRALRQYEENERREGFTDMERAWALITLKEALEAESGERVPWEIVGQRMRLSEPRRKELLRLARRFSVDAQQIIQRYGWSEWMLRPIHQAIEDGLLPPEDATDMLRVLAESQEVNLAVVTALVTAYRRQQPSRDLGAPDEQRTEAPPSVLPYVGRHFDRIGRSLELVRTQLPTADEPTRQAVRERAEQLRAQIDTLLSEL; encoded by the coding sequence ATGGCTAGAGATAAAAAGCCCGTTGACATCAACAAGTTTTTTAAGAGTTCGGCGCTGGACTTTCTAGCGGGCGCTACTGCCGACGAGCTGGTCGAGCGGGCGACGGCGCAAGGGCTGCCGATGCTGCATCTGGACCCTGCTGCAATCGCACCTGATCCTGAGCAATTGCGGCACCTGACACACCCTCACATGCTGCTGGCTGAGGCAGAGCAGGGTGACTCCGTCGCCACTGCGCTGGTTGCGGAGCTGCGCGCGCTCGGCGCATCGATCCGTGAGCACGGACAAATCCAGCCAGTGATCGTCTATCCCGATCAAGATGAGGCCAACCCGACGATCACCCATCGGCTGCTGCATGGTCAGCGGCGCTGGAGCGCGGCGATCCTTGAAAGTCTGTCGACGCTCTGGGCCGTCGAGGTGCCAAAGCCTTCCCGCATCGATCGTGCCCTGCGGCAGTACGAGGAAAATGAGCGGCGCGAGGGCTTTACCGACATGGAGCGAGCCTGGGCGCTGATCACGTTGAAGGAGGCGCTGGAGGCGGAGAGCGGAGAGCGAGTTCCCTGGGAGATCGTCGGGCAGCGTATGCGGCTGTCGGAACCTCGACGCAAGGAATTGCTGCGTTTAGCGCGCCGTTTTTCAGTGGATGCTCAGCAAATCATTCAGCGCTATGGCTGGTCGGAGTGGATGCTCCGTCCGATCCACCAGGCGATCGAGGACGGCTTGCTGCCACCCGAAGATGCTACCGATATGCTCCGCGTGCTGGCCGAGTCGCAGGAGGTAAACCTGGCGGTGGTTACAGCGCTCGTGACAGCCTACCGGCGACAGCAGCCGTCGCGGGATCTCGGAGCGCCGGACGAGCAGCGCACAGAAGCGCCTCCGTCAGTCCTGCCCTATGTCGGACGGCACTTCGACAGAATCGGACGGAGCCTTGAGCTTGTGCGCACGCAGCTTCCCACAGCCGACGAGCCGACTCGACAGGCCGTGCGCGAACGGGCTGAGCAGCTTCGCGCACAGATCGACACGCTGCTGAGCGAGCTATAG
- a CDS encoding phage antirepressor N-terminal domain-containing protein codes for MSEPTEILAVTFFEQPVLAARLADGTIVLSIRDLCTATGLNLSSQLRRLRADEDLRDGMHRLRVPTAGGLQEQDFLILEFVPAWISSVNRSRASTVVRERLRYLRLFSIRQVYDAITNAAGLPPGPSSNIEDLADLQQYDEAIQGIAARQQALEESQDKARQVWRDHEQRLRRLEEQLGTTATLSTTQRGHVYQLVQLWAQARIDHEHLSTAGAFAGCWAALKTRYRVAKYEHIPASQYQDCISYIDRAYQKLTGQPLPERTPEELA; via the coding sequence ATGAGCGAACCAACCGAGATCTTAGCTGTCACCTTCTTCGAGCAGCCGGTCCTCGCCGCCAGGCTCGCCGATGGGACGATCGTCCTCTCGATCCGCGATCTGTGTACCGCGACCGGCCTCAATCTTTCGTCGCAGCTCCGGCGGCTGCGCGCCGACGAGGATCTCCGCGATGGTATGCATCGGCTGCGCGTGCCGACGGCGGGTGGGCTTCAGGAGCAGGATTTCCTGATCCTCGAATTCGTCCCGGCCTGGATCAGCAGCGTCAACCGGTCGCGCGCATCAACTGTTGTCCGCGAGCGGCTACGCTACCTTCGGCTTTTCAGCATCCGCCAGGTCTATGACGCGATCACGAATGCCGCCGGTCTGCCGCCTGGTCCCAGCAGCAACATCGAAGATCTGGCCGATCTCCAGCAGTACGATGAAGCGATCCAGGGGATTGCGGCCCGGCAGCAGGCGCTAGAGGAGAGCCAGGACAAGGCCCGCCAGGTGTGGCGCGATCACGAGCAGCGTCTACGGCGGCTGGAAGAACAGCTTGGCACGACCGCCACCTTATCGACGACGCAGCGCGGCCATGTGTACCAGCTTGTGCAGCTTTGGGCACAGGCGCGCATCGATCACGAGCATCTTTCGACGGCAGGCGCGTTTGCCGGATGCTGGGCCGCATTAAAGACCCGCTATCGGGTTGCCAAGTATGAGCACATTCCGGCAAGCCAGTACCAGGACTGTATCAGCTACATCGATCGGGCCTACCAGAAGCTTACCGGCCAGCCGCTACCGGAGCGCACACCTGAGGAGCTTGCATGA
- a CDS encoding DnaA N-terminal domain-containing protein: MFAQKSGVYAFRPRPARSHSRPHQADRTATRPPTIEAYAARRSYAFDIAEEAYWQHRICADAYMLFRLLTRLCKERTYCWPGLDYLAERLQTSIGTIKRRLDVLERADLIERKQRPGGLTSYTYVLPLQQYDAAQHAVSDAPPMHDAEPWSSVPPAAAEIQTIHAEQEGHRAADLPVEVEGQASPLFFVPEQEINAAPADRSKLIRQTIKSQNRFSGGGRDTASNAPAADATETSRTLAQAGILSPLVLDELKHTPLPQVEACLRFARRQRNIVDPAAFAVSLLRLGFGQKLVDRMQAASDKLHAAHGEYARYHCAHGRIRGTGCPDCEQASKAGMLNGTAPQQASAGPSLEAVGASTADDLLRIWSAVLDALQPQVSPVDFETWLRPTALAELAGNTAVIATPHVFARERVAVTYAPLLAAALQAVVGQPVQIEVVISAC, from the coding sequence ATGTTTGCCCAAAAATCAGGCGTGTACGCATTCCGTCCACGTCCAGCGAGATCGCACAGCCGACCGCACCAGGCGGATCGCACAGCCACCCGCCCGCCGACGATCGAGGCGTACGCCGCGCGGCGGAGCTACGCCTTTGACATCGCCGAGGAAGCCTACTGGCAGCATCGGATCTGCGCCGATGCCTATATGCTCTTCCGGCTGCTTACTCGATTATGTAAAGAACGAACCTACTGCTGGCCGGGTCTTGACTACCTCGCCGAGCGACTCCAAACCAGCATCGGCACGATCAAGCGCCGTCTGGACGTTCTGGAGCGCGCCGATCTGATCGAGCGCAAGCAGCGCCCCGGCGGGCTTACCTCGTACACCTATGTTTTGCCACTTCAGCAGTACGACGCCGCACAGCACGCCGTGTCGGATGCGCCGCCGATGCACGACGCGGAGCCGTGGTCGTCTGTGCCGCCTGCTGCCGCTGAGATCCAGACCATCCACGCAGAGCAGGAGGGTCATCGCGCGGCGGATCTACCCGTGGAGGTCGAGGGGCAAGCCAGCCCGCTTTTTTTTGTGCCTGAGCAGGAGATCAATGCTGCACCTGCCGATCGATCAAAGCTGATCCGGCAAACCATTAAAAGCCAAAACAGATTCTCTGGTGGTGGTCGGGATACTGCAAGCAACGCACCGGCAGCCGATGCAACCGAAACCAGCCGAACATTAGCGCAGGCGGGCATTCTGTCGCCACTGGTGCTTGACGAATTGAAGCACACGCCGCTGCCACAGGTGGAAGCCTGCCTCCGCTTTGCCCGTCGTCAGCGCAATATCGTCGATCCCGCCGCGTTTGCCGTCTCGTTATTGCGGCTGGGCTTCGGCCAAAAGCTGGTAGATCGGATGCAAGCCGCGTCTGATAAGCTTCATGCTGCTCACGGAGAGTATGCGCGCTATCACTGCGCGCATGGGCGCATCCGTGGCACAGGTTGCCCTGACTGTGAGCAGGCATCGAAGGCGGGCATGCTAAATGGCACTGCGCCGCAGCAGGCGTCTGCCGGGCCTTCGCTGGAAGCCGTGGGCGCATCGACAGCCGACGATCTGCTCCGCATCTGGTCGGCGGTGCTGGATGCGCTTCAGCCACAGGTTTCGCCGGTTGATTTCGAGACATGGCTGCGTCCGACCGCGCTGGCCGAGCTTGCTGGCAACACGGCTGTAATCGCGACTCCGCATGTCTTTGCTCGTGAACGTGTTGCGGTCACGTATGCCCCGCTGCTTGCCGCTGCCTTGCAGGCCGTTGTAGGGCAGCCAGTGCAGATCGAGGTGGTGATCAGTGCATGTTAG
- the pabB gene encoding aminodeoxychorismate synthase component I: MKTLIIDNYDSFTFNLYQLIANVNGDEPLVVRNDQLGWSQLQDLEFDNIVISPGPGRPEHEHDFGICRDALLTARVPTLGVCLGHQGLAHLYGGTVTHAPEVMHGRLSEVYHNGAPIFKGIPQPFTVVRYHSLIVADDLPTSLEKTAWTADGIVMGIQHRALPLWGVQFHPESICSEYGYQLLQNFRDLTRQHGTNRAGRRSWSGFSTIPKGQQRAAAQRNVEVCWRKLDTWHDPERVFVNLLADQPVAFWLDSSRAEPGLSRFSFMGTNDGPLSRLVSYRIGSQELTVTTAAGTRRSHESIFDYLDRELRQLACRADDLPFDFNCGFVGYFGYELKAECGGNLAHPSPLPDATFILSDRLIAFDHQERSCYLVSLVRKDDSAEARRWFDTIEQQLRQLRPLPPLRYGNQQEPIAFSLSRPYEVYLDDIRQCQAHIRNGESYEICLTNQLHTTAVAEPLTLYRTLRRINPAPYSALLRFDTISVISSSPERFLRIDRDGSVESKPIKGTLPRGKTLAEDAALSDSLRNDTKSRAENLMIVDLLRNDLGIVCEIGSVSVPKLMHVESYQTVHQLVSTVRGHLRRDLSPIDCIRQAFPGGSMTGAPKVRTMALLDDLEPEARGVYSGALGFLGLNSTSDLSIVIRTIVMTPTSTSIGVGGAIVALSDAEAEFDEILLKARAPLQAIVLAACGEAEADTYVIIGGREREQTALAAG, encoded by the coding sequence GTGAAGACCCTAATCATCGACAACTACGACTCTTTCACGTTCAACCTGTACCAGTTGATCGCCAACGTCAACGGTGACGAGCCGCTGGTGGTGCGCAACGATCAGCTCGGCTGGTCACAGCTTCAGGATTTGGAGTTCGACAACATCGTGATCTCGCCGGGACCAGGAAGGCCAGAACACGAGCACGACTTCGGCATCTGCCGCGATGCGCTGCTAACGGCGAGGGTGCCTACTCTAGGGGTGTGTCTGGGACATCAAGGGCTGGCACACCTCTACGGCGGCACTGTCACGCATGCGCCGGAGGTGATGCATGGTCGGCTGAGCGAGGTCTATCACAATGGCGCGCCGATCTTCAAGGGCATCCCGCAGCCATTCACGGTCGTGCGCTACCACTCCTTGATCGTCGCCGATGACCTGCCGACCTCGCTGGAGAAAACCGCGTGGACCGCCGACGGGATCGTTATGGGCATCCAGCATCGGGCGCTGCCGCTGTGGGGCGTGCAATTCCACCCTGAGTCGATCTGTAGCGAGTACGGCTACCAGTTGCTCCAGAACTTTCGCGATCTCACGCGGCAGCACGGAACGAACCGCGCGGGCCGCAGGTCGTGGAGCGGCTTCTCGACGATTCCCAAAGGCCAGCAGCGCGCCGCCGCGCAGCGCAACGTCGAGGTCTGCTGGCGCAAGCTCGATACCTGGCACGACCCGGAGCGCGTCTTCGTCAACCTGCTGGCCGACCAGCCGGTCGCCTTCTGGCTTGACAGCAGCCGCGCCGAGCCCGGCCTCTCGCGCTTCTCATTCATGGGCACCAACGACGGGCCGCTCAGCCGCCTCGTCAGCTACCGCATCGGCAGCCAGGAGCTAACGGTGACAACCGCCGCAGGCACGCGCCGATCGCACGAGAGCATCTTCGACTACCTGGATCGCGAGCTGCGACAGCTCGCCTGTCGTGCCGACGATCTGCCCTTCGATTTCAACTGCGGCTTTGTCGGCTATTTCGGCTACGAGCTGAAGGCCGAGTGCGGAGGGAATCTCGCTCATCCTTCGCCGCTGCCGGACGCGACATTCATCCTCAGCGACCGGCTGATCGCCTTCGATCACCAGGAGCGGAGCTGCTACCTCGTCAGCCTGGTGCGCAAGGATGACAGCGCCGAGGCACGGCGCTGGTTCGACACCATCGAGCAACAACTGCGGCAACTGAGGCCACTGCCGCCGCTGCGCTACGGCAATCAGCAGGAGCCGATCGCCTTCTCCTTGAGCAGGCCCTACGAGGTCTATCTCGACGACATCCGGCAGTGCCAGGCGCATATCCGCAATGGCGAGTCGTACGAAATTTGCCTCACCAACCAGCTTCACACCACGGCGGTCGCTGAGCCGCTGACGCTCTACCGCACGCTGCGCCGGATCAACCCCGCGCCCTACTCCGCGCTTCTGCGCTTCGATACGATCTCGGTGATCAGCTCGTCGCCGGAGCGCTTCCTGCGGATCGATCGCGATGGCTCCGTTGAGTCGAAGCCGATCAAAGGCACCCTGCCGCGCGGCAAGACGCTTGCCGAAGACGCCGCCTTGAGCGATAGCCTGCGCAACGATACCAAGAGCCGGGCGGAAAACCTGATGATCGTCGATCTGCTGCGCAACGACCTGGGTATTGTCTGCGAGATCGGCAGCGTCTCGGTGCCCAAGCTGATGCACGTCGAGAGCTATCAGACCGTTCACCAGCTTGTCTCGACGGTTCGCGGCCACCTGCGCCGGGATCTGAGTCCGATCGACTGTATACGCCAGGCGTTTCCGGGCGGCTCGATGACGGGCGCGCCGAAGGTGCGGACGATGGCGCTCCTCGACGATCTGGAGCCGGAGGCCAGGGGCGTCTACTCCGGCGCGCTCGGCTTTCTGGGCCTGAACAGCACGTCCGATCTGAGCATTGTGATTCGCACAATCGTCATGACGCCTACCTCGACGAGCATTGGCGTCGGCGGGGCTATCGTCGCGCTCTCTGACGCCGAGGCCGAGTTTGACGAGATCTTGCTCAAGGCTCGCGCGCCGCTCCAGGCGATCGTGCTGGCAGCCTGCGGCGAGGCCGAGGCCGACACGTATGTGATCATCGGCGGTCGCGAGCGCGAGCAGACGGCGCTTGCCGCAGGCTAG
- a CDS encoding polyprenyl synthetase family protein: protein MNLARFIHRLATDATFAARFQEAPDQLLSTEQVALDDGARSALLTVCRDHVQSTSLCNPAQTPPPFAWAPAKGSYNHPMQALWDSTTFEDDYLRAMQAGLERDPGTAAATGARSALMELPSLCCEAAGGLRQRAQPVTTAWNLLYFALHMLDTLEDGDRPDASWFHWGIGAAINITTGLLATSSRALDRLEQTGVSASVAQAIRHDFNRTLFTMCVGQHHDLTLQEPSLEQCWQIAEAKSGAFFALPCRAGARLAGANAQTVRLFGNVGLHLGMLIQIGDDLSGLWSTDEAASDLVSGRQSMLPIVYALHTASADDCQLLRSCLQQAVGNPEAEATARQLIINSGAVLYLMTEAQRHAEQAQRLLASMSLPSAPRKALQALLDRSNPARHKSYPHQEPTRVTGPASMIRTV, encoded by the coding sequence ATGAACCTTGCCAGATTCATCCACCGTCTCGCCACGGATGCCACATTCGCCGCGCGGTTCCAAGAAGCGCCCGATCAGCTATTGAGCACAGAGCAGGTTGCCCTCGATGATGGAGCCAGGAGCGCGCTGCTGACGGTTTGCCGCGACCATGTCCAGTCAACATCTTTATGTAATCCAGCGCAGACCCCACCCCCTTTTGCCTGGGCACCCGCAAAAGGCTCCTATAACCACCCCATGCAGGCACTCTGGGATTCGACGACGTTCGAGGACGATTATTTGCGTGCCATGCAGGCGGGGCTGGAGCGCGATCCCGGCACCGCAGCAGCTACCGGCGCTCGCTCGGCGCTGATGGAGCTTCCCAGTCTGTGCTGTGAGGCTGCCGGAGGGCTACGGCAGCGTGCGCAGCCGGTGACGACAGCCTGGAACTTACTCTATTTTGCCCTGCATATGCTCGATACGCTCGAAGACGGCGATCGTCCCGATGCATCCTGGTTTCATTGGGGTATCGGCGCGGCGATTAACATCACCACCGGGCTGCTCGCCACCAGCAGCCGCGCCCTTGATCGTCTGGAGCAGACCGGCGTGAGCGCCAGCGTTGCCCAGGCCATCAGGCATGATTTTAATAGAACGCTGTTTACGATGTGTGTGGGCCAGCATCACGATCTCACGCTCCAGGAGCCGAGCCTTGAGCAATGCTGGCAGATAGCCGAGGCCAAGTCTGGAGCATTTTTTGCGCTGCCGTGTCGCGCAGGCGCGCGGCTTGCGGGCGCTAATGCGCAAACCGTCAGGCTGTTCGGAAATGTTGGGCTGCATCTTGGAATGCTGATCCAGATCGGCGACGATCTCAGCGGCTTGTGGTCCACCGATGAGGCTGCGAGCGACCTTGTATCGGGGCGGCAATCGATGCTTCCCATCGTCTATGCGCTGCACACGGCGTCTGCCGACGATTGCCAGCTCCTGCGCTCCTGTCTGCAACAGGCGGTTGGCAATCCTGAGGCCGAGGCCACGGCGCGGCAGTTGATCATTAACAGCGGTGCGGTGCTCTACCTGATGACCGAGGCGCAGCGCCATGCAGAGCAGGCCCAGCGCCTCCTGGCGAGCATGTCGCTCCCCTCCGCCCCCCGTAAAGCTTTGCAGGCACTTCTGGATCGCTCGAATCCTGCCCGTCATAAGAGCTACCCTCACCAGGAGCCAACACGTGTGACCGGGCCGGCGTCTATGATCAGGACCGTCTAG